From Gavia stellata isolate bGavSte3 chromosome 27, bGavSte3.hap2, whole genome shotgun sequence, one genomic window encodes:
- the GUCA2A gene encoding guanylin: MKGFLCFTVFAVLLLVHSSQAVYVQDGDLKFSLESVKKLKELMNENRHINPRMVVSVTNYSPCGEKDLPEEFQSVCKREDASMIFERLNLAVQEADLCEICANAACAGCF, encoded by the exons ATGAAAGGCTTTCTTTGCTTTACAGTCTTTGCAGTCCTTTTACTGGTGCACAGCTCCCAGGCAGTCTACGTTCAG GATGGAGACTTGAAATTCTCCCTTGAGTCCGTGAAGAAGTTAAAGGAGCTTATGAATGAGAACAGACATATTAACCCTCGCATGGTGGTTTCAGTGACTAACTATTCTCCATGTGGTGAAAAAGATCTCCCTGAGGAGTTCCAATCTGTGTGCAAAAGAGAAGATGCATCCATGATTTTTGAGAGGCTGA ACTTGGCTGTCCAAGAAGCTGATTTGTGTGAAATCTGTGCCAATGCTGCCTGCGCTGGTTGCTTTTGA